In Armatimonadota bacterium, one DNA window encodes the following:
- a CDS encoding XdhC family protein produces MKELAEILDAMERFARAGESMALATIVGVRGSTYRREGARLLLTRSQQMVGNISGGCLESDVMVVADEVMRTGQPRLVTYDLTADDDVVWGLGLGCNGAVDIFIEPVDPSAEVFGLYRRAIAEERPLAVVTVLGGAAPAGARLALWPDGAPVGTLGDPDLDRRAARAAAAALDEGASRVHTLAGGRGEATCFVEVLRPPIRLVVCGAGHDAIPVVQLAAAVGWRVVVADSRERFLSPQRFPGARQFVHAEPAEAARRVPTDRRTYVVIMTHNYLHDRDLLRGFLGTEVPYIGMLGPRARTEKILADLRRDGVAIADADLARIYGPVGLDVGADTPEEIALAVVGEIQAVQAGRRAGFLRERPGPIHQTVDRPTRTPGA; encoded by the coding sequence ATGAAAGAGCTGGCGGAGATCCTGGACGCCATGGAGCGCTTCGCCCGCGCCGGGGAATCCATGGCCCTGGCCACCATCGTGGGGGTGCGCGGGTCCACCTACCGGCGGGAGGGGGCGCGTCTGCTGCTGACCCGCAGCCAGCAGATGGTCGGCAACATCAGCGGCGGCTGCCTGGAAAGCGACGTGATGGTGGTGGCCGACGAGGTGATGCGCACGGGGCAGCCCCGCCTGGTGACCTATGACCTGACCGCCGACGACGACGTGGTGTGGGGGCTGGGGCTGGGGTGCAACGGCGCCGTGGACATCTTCATCGAACCCGTGGACCCGTCGGCGGAGGTGTTCGGGCTGTACCGGCGCGCCATCGCCGAGGAGCGGCCGCTGGCCGTGGTCACGGTCCTGGGCGGGGCGGCGCCGGCCGGAGCCCGGCTGGCGCTGTGGCCGGACGGCGCTCCGGTGGGCACCCTGGGTGACCCGGACCTGGACCGGCGGGCGGCGCGGGCGGCGGCGGCCGCCCTGGACGAGGGCGCCTCCCGGGTGCACACCCTGGCGGGCGGGCGCGGAGAGGCCACGTGCTTCGTGGAGGTGCTGCGCCCGCCGATCCGGCTGGTGGTGTGCGGCGCCGGGCACGACGCCATCCCGGTGGTGCAGCTGGCCGCGGCGGTGGGCTGGCGCGTGGTGGTGGCGGATTCCCGGGAGCGCTTCCTCTCGCCCCAGCGGTTTCCCGGCGCCCGGCAGTTCGTGCACGCCGAGCCGGCTGAGGCGGCCCGCCGCGTGCCCACAGACCGCCGCACCTACGTGGTGATCATGACCCACAACTACCTGCACGACCGGGACCTGCTGCGCGGCTTTCTGGGCACCGAGGTCCCCTACATCGGGATGCTGGGCCCCCGGGCCCGCACCGAGAAGATCCTGGCGGATCTGCGCCGGGACGGGGTGGCGATCGCCGACGCGGACCTGGCGCGGATCTACGGGCCCGTCGGCCTGGACGTGGGGGCGGACACCCCCGAGGAGATTGCCCTGGCGGTGGTCGGAGAGATCCAGGCCGTCCAGGCCGGGCGGCGCGCCGGGTTCCTGCGGGAGCGCCCGGGCCCCATTCACCAGACGGTGGACCGCCCCACCCGGACCCCGGGAGCCTGA
- a CDS encoding VWA domain-containing protein encodes MTVPGDLTAHVVGFCRALRVRGLAVGPREAADALRALAAVDVGDRRECYLALRAVLTSRQEDLAVFDQVFAEYWNPPSPSAPGAEGPEAAAPAGPEGEQAAVPQVLAWLDDALTPSDGEEATAAYSPVDVLTHKDFSAFSADELAEVSRLVVAIARRIATRLSRRMRAARRGHLVDLRRTLRYSLRRGGEVIDLAYRRRRIRKTRVVVLADVSGSMDVYSRFLVQFVFALQHTLGQVETMVFSTRLTRVTDALSEADLRTALDQVARQVPDWSGGTKIGASLRQFLDRYGDGLLGPRTVVIIISDGWDTGDIEVLDGAMRELRARAGRVIWLNPLLGSPGYEPICQGMRTALPYVDVFASAHNLDSLRRLERHLALRGRP; translated from the coding sequence ATGACGGTGCCCGGCGACCTCACCGCGCACGTGGTCGGCTTCTGCCGGGCCCTGCGGGTCCGGGGGCTCGCCGTGGGACCGCGGGAGGCCGCCGACGCCCTGCGGGCGCTGGCGGCCGTGGACGTGGGCGACCGGCGGGAGTGCTATCTGGCCCTGCGGGCGGTCCTGACATCCCGCCAGGAAGACCTGGCGGTGTTCGACCAGGTCTTCGCCGAGTACTGGAATCCGCCGTCCCCCTCCGCCCCGGGCGCGGAGGGACCTGAGGCGGCCGCGCCCGCGGGCCCGGAGGGAGAGCAGGCCGCCGTTCCCCAGGTGCTGGCGTGGCTGGACGACGCCCTGACTCCCTCCGACGGGGAGGAGGCCACGGCGGCGTACAGCCCGGTGGACGTCCTCACCCACAAGGACTTCAGCGCCTTCAGCGCCGACGAGCTGGCCGAGGTCAGCCGCCTGGTGGTGGCCATCGCCCGGCGGATCGCCACGCGCCTGTCCCGGCGCATGCGGGCCGCCCGCCGGGGCCACCTGGTGGATCTGCGCCGGACCCTCCGCTACAGTCTGCGCCGCGGCGGGGAGGTCATCGACCTGGCATACCGCCGCCGGCGGATCCGCAAGACCCGGGTGGTGGTCCTGGCCGACGTGAGCGGGTCCATGGACGTGTACAGCCGTTTCCTGGTCCAGTTCGTCTTCGCCCTGCAGCACACCCTGGGCCAGGTGGAGACCATGGTCTTCAGCACCCGCCTCACCCGGGTGACCGATGCCCTGTCCGAGGCCGACCTGCGCACCGCCCTGGACCAGGTGGCCCGCCAGGTGCCCGACTGGTCGGGCGGGACGAAGATCGGGGCGAGCCTGCGACAGTTCCTGGACCGATACGGGGACGGCCTGCTGGGCCCCCGGACGGTGGTCATCATCATCAGCGACGGGTGGGATACCGGAGACATCGAGGTCCTGGACGGGGCCATGCGGGAGCTGCGCGCCCGGGCGGGACGGGTCATCTGGCTGAATCCGCTGCTGGGCAGCCCGGGGTACGAGCCCATCTGCCAGGGGATGCGCACGGCTTTGCCCTACGTGGACGTCTTTGCGTCCGCCCACAACCTGGACAGCCTGCGCCGGCTGGAGCGGCACCTGGCTTTGCGCGGCCGCCCGTAG
- a CDS encoding MoxR family ATPase — protein sequence MHPEIQRIQAMLDAQGYVADEALATSVYLAIRLRKPLLIEGAAGVGKTEVAKVMARALDTDLIRLQCYEGLDATTSLYEWNYQRQLLHIRLQEHSDLPLDAREREIFSEPFLLKRPLLQAITHHRPPVLLIDEVDRADEEWEAFLLEVLSDWQVTIPEIGTIAARHIPYVVLTSNRTRELGDALRRRCLYLWIDYPTFEKELAIVRRKVPEVNGQLAEQIAAFMQMVRRARLEKTPGLAETLDWSAALIALHRDHLDREAVEQTLGVLFKHRDDAEKIRGQWLDHLLRGLEEMSRQPRPWTQDTVAQVADQVLPR from the coding sequence ATGCATCCGGAGATCCAGCGCATTCAGGCCATGCTCGACGCTCAGGGCTACGTGGCCGACGAGGCCCTGGCCACCTCGGTGTACCTGGCCATCCGGCTGCGCAAGCCGCTGCTGATCGAGGGCGCGGCCGGGGTCGGCAAGACCGAGGTGGCCAAGGTCATGGCCCGCGCCCTGGACACCGACCTGATCCGCCTGCAGTGCTACGAAGGGCTGGACGCCACCACGTCCCTGTACGAGTGGAATTACCAGCGCCAGCTCCTGCACATCCGCCTGCAGGAGCACAGCGATCTTCCCCTGGACGCGCGCGAGCGGGAGATCTTCAGCGAGCCGTTCCTGCTCAAGCGGCCGCTGCTGCAGGCCATCACCCACCACCGGCCGCCGGTCCTGCTCATCGACGAGGTGGACCGCGCCGACGAGGAGTGGGAGGCATTCCTGCTGGAGGTGCTGTCCGACTGGCAGGTCACCATCCCCGAGATCGGGACCATCGCGGCCCGCCACATCCCCTACGTGGTCCTCACCAGCAACCGCACCCGGGAGCTGGGCGACGCCCTGCGCCGCCGCTGCCTGTACCTGTGGATCGACTACCCGACTTTCGAGAAGGAGCTGGCCATCGTGCGGCGCAAGGTGCCGGAGGTGAACGGCCAGCTGGCCGAGCAGATCGCCGCCTTCATGCAGATGGTGCGCCGCGCGCGCCTGGAGAAGACCCCGGGCCTGGCCGAAACCCTGGACTGGAGCGCCGCCCTCATCGCCCTCCACCGCGACCACCTGGACCGGGAGGCCGTGGAGCAGACCCTGGGAGTGCTGTTCAAGCACCGGGACGACGCCGAGAAGATCCGGGGCCAGTGGCTGGACCACCTGCTGCGGGGCCTGGAGGAGATGTCCCGCCAGCCGCGCCCCTGGACCCAGGACACGGTGGCTCAGGTGGCGGACCAGGTCCTGCCCCGCTGA
- a CDS encoding xanthine dehydrogenase family protein molybdopterin-binding subunit produces the protein MALSRALGARIRRREDPRLITGTATYVDDIVLPGMLHVVLVRSPHAHARIAALDLSAARRAPGVVAVWTGDDIRARCGPLPVGPRIREMKVPRRYPLVVDGVVRHVGDPVAAVVATTPALARDAADLVEVRYDPLPPVVDVEQAAAPGAPVIHPELGTNVCYRMTFGEPVDDALGGADVVVSLRIVQQRLIAVAMETRGVVADPRGGELTVWTSTQIPHVVKTALAEMLRLPEHQVRVIAPEVGGGFGSKLDVYGEEALVAALALALGRPVKWVETRRENFLATVQGRGHVEYVDLGARRDGTLLALRVRVLADLGAYSQLLTPGVPTNTGLMACGCYHIPRAFAEVTGVFTTLPPTDAYRGAGRPEATFLIERAMDVLAARLRMDPAEVRRRNFIPPDAFPYRTPTGATYDTGNYAAALDRALQMVGYAALREEQRRLRERGRYLGIGISSYVEITGLGAAAGLPGGRWESATVRVEPTGSVVVLTGASPHGQGEETTFAQIVSDRLGVSVEDVRVVHGDTRAVPYGVGTFGSRTTPVGGSAVYLACQRVRDKALRLAAHLLEASPADIVWESDRLAVRGSPDRALSFAEVARAAYKGARLPPGEEPGLEATAVFGSPETVFPFGTHVCVVEVDPETGQVHVLRYVAVDDCGTVLNPLLVAGQVHGGVVQGLAQALFEEAVFDGQGQPLTASLLDYAVPRATHVPVMELAHTVTPTPHNPLGAKGVGEAGTIGATPAVVNAVLDALDPAGVEHLDMPLTPRKIWEALRVRRR, from the coding sequence ATGGCCCTCTCCCGCGCGCTGGGCGCCCGGATCCGACGCCGCGAAGATCCCCGGTTGATCACGGGCACGGCCACCTACGTGGACGACATCGTCCTGCCGGGGATGCTGCACGTGGTCCTGGTCCGCAGCCCTCACGCCCACGCCCGCATCGCCGCCCTGGACCTCTCCGCCGCCCGCCGGGCCCCCGGCGTGGTGGCGGTGTGGACGGGGGACGACATCCGCGCGCGCTGCGGCCCCCTGCCCGTCGGCCCGCGCATCCGGGAGATGAAGGTCCCCCGGCGGTATCCGCTGGTGGTGGACGGCGTGGTCCGCCACGTGGGCGACCCGGTGGCGGCGGTGGTGGCCACCACCCCCGCACTGGCCCGGGATGCGGCCGACCTGGTCGAGGTGCGCTACGACCCGCTGCCCCCGGTGGTGGACGTGGAGCAGGCGGCCGCCCCGGGGGCGCCGGTCATCCACCCCGAGCTGGGCACCAACGTCTGCTACCGGATGACGTTCGGCGAGCCGGTGGACGACGCGCTGGGCGGCGCCGACGTGGTGGTGTCCCTGCGCATCGTCCAGCAGCGCCTGATCGCGGTGGCCATGGAGACCCGGGGGGTGGTGGCCGACCCGCGCGGCGGGGAGCTGACCGTGTGGACGTCCACCCAGATCCCCCACGTGGTCAAGACGGCCCTGGCGGAGATGCTGCGCCTGCCCGAGCACCAGGTGCGGGTGATCGCCCCCGAGGTGGGAGGCGGGTTCGGCAGCAAGCTGGATGTGTACGGGGAAGAGGCGCTGGTGGCGGCCCTGGCCCTGGCCCTGGGCCGGCCGGTCAAGTGGGTGGAAACCCGCCGGGAGAACTTCCTGGCCACCGTCCAGGGCCGCGGCCACGTGGAGTACGTGGACCTGGGCGCCCGCCGGGACGGCACCCTGCTTGCCCTGCGGGTGCGCGTGCTGGCCGACCTGGGCGCCTACTCCCAGCTGCTGACCCCGGGCGTGCCCACCAATACGGGGTTGATGGCCTGCGGCTGCTACCACATCCCCCGCGCCTTCGCCGAGGTCACCGGGGTGTTCACCACCCTGCCGCCCACCGACGCCTACCGGGGGGCCGGCCGCCCGGAGGCCACATTCCTCATCGAGCGGGCCATGGACGTGCTGGCGGCCCGGCTGCGGATGGACCCGGCGGAGGTGCGGCGGCGCAACTTCATTCCGCCCGACGCGTTCCCGTACCGCACCCCCACCGGGGCCACGTACGACACCGGCAACTACGCGGCGGCGCTGGACCGGGCCCTGCAGATGGTCGGCTACGCGGCCCTGCGGGAGGAGCAGCGCCGCCTGCGGGAGCGGGGGCGGTACCTGGGCATCGGGATCAGCAGCTACGTGGAGATCACCGGCCTGGGCGCGGCGGCGGGGCTGCCCGGCGGGCGGTGGGAGAGCGCCACGGTGCGGGTGGAGCCCACCGGCTCGGTGGTGGTCCTGACGGGGGCGTCACCCCACGGCCAGGGGGAGGAGACCACCTTCGCCCAGATCGTCAGCGATCGCCTGGGCGTGTCCGTGGAGGACGTCCGGGTGGTCCACGGGGACACCCGCGCCGTGCCCTACGGCGTGGGCACCTTCGGCAGCCGCACCACTCCCGTGGGGGGCTCGGCGGTGTACCTGGCCTGCCAGCGGGTGCGGGACAAGGCACTCCGGCTGGCCGCCCACCTGCTGGAGGCGTCGCCGGCGGACATCGTCTGGGAGAGCGACCGCCTGGCCGTGCGGGGCAGCCCGGACCGGGCGCTGTCGTTTGCGGAGGTGGCCCGCGCCGCCTACAAGGGGGCGCGCCTGCCGCCGGGGGAGGAGCCCGGGCTGGAGGCCACGGCGGTGTTCGGCTCGCCGGAGACGGTCTTCCCGTTCGGCACCCACGTGTGCGTCGTGGAGGTGGATCCCGAGACCGGGCAGGTCCACGTCCTCCGCTACGTGGCGGTGGACGACTGCGGGACCGTCCTCAACCCCCTGCTGGTGGCCGGACAGGTGCACGGCGGCGTGGTGCAGGGGCTGGCCCAGGCCCTGTTCGAGGAGGCCGTCTTTGACGGCCAGGGGCAGCCGCTGACGGCGAGCCTGCTGGACTATGCGGTGCCCCGGGCCACCCACGTGCCGGTGATGGAACTGGCCCACACCGTGACCCCCACGCCCCACAACCCGCTGGGGGCCAAGGGCGTGGGAGAGGCCGGCACCATCGGCGCGACCCCCGCGGTGGTGAACGCGGTCCTGGACGCCCTGGATCCGGCCGGGGTCGAGCACCTGGACATGCCCCTCACCCCGCGCAAGATCTGGGAGGCCCTGCGCGTCCGCAGGCGGTGA
- a CDS encoding carbon monoxide dehydrogenase subunit G, whose protein sequence is MWELLNDPEVLARATPGITRLVPQGVDTYRATIEVGVGPVRGTYEGQVRIADRAPPERIRLEVEGGGRPGTIRAVGELRLEERDGQTLVTYTGDAQVTGLIASVGHRLIGGVARQMAVEFFKALERELAR, encoded by the coding sequence GTGTGGGAGCTGCTGAACGACCCGGAGGTTCTGGCGCGGGCCACTCCGGGGATCACCCGTCTCGTCCCCCAGGGAGTGGACACGTACCGGGCCACCATTGAGGTCGGGGTGGGCCCGGTCCGGGGAACCTACGAAGGACAGGTGAGGATCGCCGACCGGGCGCCCCCGGAAAGGATCCGCCTGGAGGTGGAGGGCGGCGGCCGGCCGGGGACCATCCGGGCCGTGGGCGAACTGCGCCTGGAGGAGCGGGACGGCCAGACGCTGGTGACCTACACCGGGGACGCCCAGGTGACCGGGCTGATCGCCAGCGTGGGGCACCGGCTTATCGGCGGGGTGGCCCGGCAGATGGCCGTGGAGTTCTTCAAAGCCCTCGAGCGCGAGCTGGCCCGCTGA
- a CDS encoding acetoacetate--CoA ligase — MIQPLWVPSEDRIRAAAMTAFMEVVNRRHGLALRSYRELWGWSVDHIADCWAAVWDFVGIIASRGYDQVVDDLTRFPGARWCVGARLNFAQNLLRHGDSPHPALLFRSEDGRRRVLTYAELRREVGRLAASLRAVGVQPGDRVVAYMPNVPETVIAMLAAASLGATWASCATDLGPAAALDRLGQLSPVVLFTADGYVYKGERYDTREKAAAVAAGIPSLRQVVVVPSAAGDGEPGPIPRAVRWEEFLAPEASPEYVQLPFDHPLYIMFSSGTTGKPKCMVQGAGGVLLNHLKELVLHTDLTARDRIVYLTTCSWMMWNWLVSALAVGATVVLYDGHPAWPRPDALWKMVEEERLTVVGVSASYLNALRAAGVRPAATCDLSSLREISQTGSPLSPEGFAYVYREIKADVHLNSISGGTDINGCFAAGSPTLPVYPGQTQGPALAMRVRAYDEEGSPVYDRPGELVCEAPAPSMPLYFWDDPDGRKYLEAYFTFYPHRRVWRHGDYITIHSDTGGITFHGRSDTVLKPSGVRIGTAEIYNVVEKLEGVADSLAVGQPWGGDQRIVLFVKMAPGHAFGPEVADRIRRALREQASPRHVPAVILEAPDIPYTLNMKKVESAVANILAGRPVVNREALINPETLAYFERIRDELLRLPDQRGGAHEGGRDVHPGGSPSEGVGAAERPGGSGAGHSGDHPSRPPGSGHVPGHH, encoded by the coding sequence ATGATCCAGCCCCTGTGGGTGCCCTCCGAGGACCGGATCCGTGCGGCCGCCATGACCGCGTTCATGGAGGTGGTCAACCGGCGGCACGGCCTGGCCCTGCGGTCCTACCGGGAGCTGTGGGGGTGGTCGGTCGACCACATCGCCGACTGCTGGGCCGCGGTGTGGGACTTCGTGGGCATCATCGCCTCCCGGGGCTACGACCAGGTGGTGGACGACCTGACCCGGTTCCCGGGGGCGCGCTGGTGCGTGGGCGCGCGGCTGAACTTCGCCCAGAACCTGCTGCGCCATGGGGACAGTCCCCACCCGGCCCTGCTGTTCCGCTCCGAGGACGGCCGGCGGCGGGTGCTCACCTACGCCGAGCTCCGGCGGGAGGTGGGGCGGCTCGCCGCCTCGCTGCGGGCGGTGGGCGTCCAGCCGGGGGATCGGGTGGTCGCCTACATGCCCAACGTGCCCGAGACCGTCATCGCCATGCTGGCGGCCGCCAGCCTGGGGGCCACCTGGGCCTCGTGCGCCACCGACCTGGGCCCCGCGGCCGCCCTGGACCGGCTGGGGCAACTCAGCCCGGTGGTCCTGTTCACCGCCGACGGCTACGTCTACAAGGGGGAGCGCTACGACACCCGGGAGAAGGCCGCGGCGGTGGCCGCCGGGATCCCCTCCCTGCGCCAGGTGGTGGTCGTGCCCTCTGCCGCCGGGGACGGGGAGCCCGGGCCGATCCCCCGCGCCGTCCGGTGGGAGGAGTTCCTGGCGCCGGAGGCGTCCCCGGAGTATGTCCAGCTGCCCTTCGACCACCCGCTCTACATCATGTTCTCGTCCGGCACCACCGGCAAACCCAAGTGCATGGTCCAGGGCGCCGGCGGCGTCCTGCTCAACCACCTCAAGGAGCTGGTCCTGCACACCGACCTGACTGCCCGCGACCGCATCGTGTACCTGACCACGTGCAGCTGGATGATGTGGAACTGGCTGGTGTCCGCCCTGGCGGTGGGGGCCACGGTGGTGCTGTACGACGGCCACCCGGCCTGGCCGCGCCCGGACGCCCTGTGGAAGATGGTGGAGGAGGAACGGCTGACGGTGGTGGGGGTGAGCGCCAGCTACCTGAACGCCCTGCGGGCGGCGGGCGTGCGGCCGGCGGCCACCTGCGACCTGTCGTCGCTGCGGGAGATCTCCCAGACCGGGTCGCCCCTGTCGCCTGAGGGCTTCGCCTACGTCTATCGGGAGATCAAGGCCGACGTCCACCTCAACTCCATCTCGGGCGGCACCGACATCAACGGCTGTTTCGCCGCCGGCAGCCCCACCCTGCCGGTGTATCCCGGCCAGACCCAGGGCCCGGCGCTGGCCATGCGCGTCCGGGCCTACGACGAGGAGGGATCCCCCGTCTACGACCGGCCCGGGGAGCTGGTGTGCGAGGCGCCGGCCCCGTCCATGCCGCTGTACTTCTGGGACGATCCCGACGGCCGCAAGTACCTGGAGGCGTACTTCACCTTCTACCCGCACCGCCGGGTGTGGCGGCACGGGGACTACATCACCATCCACAGCGACACCGGCGGGATCACCTTCCACGGCCGGTCCGACACCGTGCTGAAGCCGTCGGGGGTGCGGATCGGGACGGCGGAGATCTACAACGTGGTGGAGAAGCTGGAGGGGGTGGCCGACAGCCTGGCGGTGGGGCAGCCCTGGGGCGGTGACCAGCGCATCGTCCTGTTCGTCAAGATGGCTCCGGGGCACGCCTTCGGCCCCGAGGTGGCGGACCGGATCCGGCGCGCCCTGCGGGAGCAGGCGTCTCCCCGCCACGTCCCCGCGGTGATCCTGGAGGCGCCGGACATCCCCTACACGTTGAATATGAAGAAGGTGGAGAGCGCGGTGGCCAACATCCTGGCCGGCCGGCCGGTGGTCAACCGGGAGGCGCTGATCAACCCGGAGACGCTGGCCTACTTCGAGAGGATCCGGGACGAGCTCCTGCGTCTTCCGGACCAGCGAGGAGGCGCCCATGAAGGTGGAAGGGACGTACACCCTGGCGGCTCCCCGTCAGAAGGTGTGGGAGCTGCTGAACGACCCGGAGGTTCTGGCGCGGGCCACTCCGGGGATCACCCGTCTCGTCCCCCAGGGAGTGGACACGTACCGGGCCACCATTGA
- the cutA gene encoding aerobic carbon-monoxide dehydrogenase large subunit has protein sequence MATRYFGAPISRLEDPRLLTGRGTYVDDITLPGMLHAAVLRSPHAHARIRRIDASRALQAPGVVAVFTHADLPPALAGPLPKLIPHPALVHHKTQYALAADKVRHVGEPVAFVVADSRYRAEDAAELIEVDYQPLPPVVDLLAAVQPDAPLVHEDIGTNVCAHYAQRVGNVEDAFARAPVVVRERFVIDRGTAAPLETRGVVAQWDPRMRQLVVWDSTQAPIPIRNGLARLLGLSQAQVRVIAPDIGGGFGPKIMMFYPEEVLVPYAAMRLGRPVKWIEDRRECFLAMNQEREQIHDAAIATDRDGRILAVRTDFLYDAGAYIPYGLIVPIVASTTLPGPYKIPNYHCEFRAVFTTKTIVSPYRGAGRPHGVFVMERLLDRVAETLGLDRVEVRRRNFIQPHEFPYNVGLIYQDNAPLIYDSGNYPATLERALEMIGYDRWPEEKARYRREGRYVGLGVACYVEGSGIGPYEGCRVTVEPSGKVHAATSVGTQGQGHFTSFAQIIADALSVPVEDVVVTTGDSGAFGWGTGTFASRAAVVAGTAVHLAAQAVREKALKVAATALEARVEDLVLEGGRVYVRGAPARSLSLGEIAVLANPLRGTIPAEWEQPGLEASRYFAPPRGTFPNGVHAALVEVDPETGQVRFLRYVVVHDCGRVINPKILEGQIRGGVAQGIGGVFYEKLVYDSSGQLLTQTFMDYLLPTAMEIPEVEVAHLETPSPLNPLGIKGAGEAGVIPVPALFAQALEDALAEFGVKITEMPLSPNRLRELIRAARQRTPS, from the coding sequence ATGGCGACGCGGTATTTCGGCGCTCCCATTTCCCGCCTGGAAGACCCCCGGCTGCTCACCGGTCGGGGCACCTACGTGGACGACATCACCCTGCCGGGCATGCTGCACGCGGCCGTGCTGCGCAGCCCCCACGCCCACGCCCGCATCCGCCGCATCGACGCCAGCCGGGCCCTCCAGGCGCCGGGCGTGGTGGCGGTGTTCACCCACGCCGACCTGCCCCCCGCCCTGGCCGGGCCGCTGCCGAAACTGATCCCCCACCCGGCCCTGGTGCACCACAAGACCCAGTACGCCCTGGCCGCCGACAAGGTGCGCCACGTGGGCGAGCCGGTGGCATTCGTGGTCGCCGACAGCCGGTACCGGGCCGAGGACGCCGCCGAGCTCATCGAGGTGGACTACCAGCCCCTGCCGCCGGTGGTGGACCTCCTGGCGGCGGTGCAGCCCGACGCCCCGCTGGTCCACGAGGACATCGGCACCAACGTGTGCGCCCACTACGCCCAGCGGGTGGGCAACGTGGAAGACGCCTTTGCCCGGGCGCCGGTGGTGGTGCGGGAGCGCTTTGTGATCGACCGGGGAACCGCCGCCCCCCTGGAGACCCGGGGCGTGGTGGCCCAGTGGGACCCGCGGATGCGCCAGCTGGTGGTGTGGGACTCCACCCAGGCCCCCATCCCCATCCGCAACGGCCTGGCCCGGCTGCTGGGGCTGTCCCAGGCGCAGGTGCGGGTCATCGCCCCCGACATCGGCGGCGGGTTCGGCCCCAAGATCATGATGTTCTACCCGGAAGAGGTGCTGGTCCCCTACGCCGCCATGCGGCTGGGCCGCCCGGTCAAGTGGATCGAGGACCGCCGGGAGTGCTTCCTGGCCATGAACCAGGAGCGGGAGCAGATCCACGACGCGGCCATCGCCACCGACCGGGACGGCCGCATCCTCGCCGTGCGCACCGACTTCCTGTATGACGCCGGCGCCTACATCCCCTACGGCCTGATCGTGCCCATCGTGGCCAGCACCACCCTGCCGGGGCCCTACAAGATCCCCAACTACCACTGCGAGTTCCGGGCGGTGTTCACCACCAAGACCATCGTCAGCCCCTACCGGGGAGCGGGGCGGCCCCACGGCGTCTTCGTGATGGAGCGGCTGCTGGACCGGGTGGCGGAGACCCTGGGGCTGGACCGGGTGGAGGTGCGCCGGCGCAACTTCATCCAGCCCCACGAGTTCCCCTACAACGTGGGGCTGATCTACCAGGACAATGCGCCGCTGATCTACGACAGCGGCAACTATCCGGCCACCCTGGAGCGGGCCCTGGAGATGATCGGCTATGACCGCTGGCCGGAGGAGAAGGCCCGCTACCGCCGGGAGGGCCGGTACGTGGGGCTGGGGGTGGCCTGCTATGTGGAGGGCTCGGGCATCGGCCCCTACGAGGGGTGCCGGGTGACGGTGGAGCCCTCGGGCAAGGTGCACGCGGCCACCAGCGTGGGCACCCAGGGACAGGGGCACTTCACGTCCTTCGCCCAGATCATCGCCGACGCGCTGAGCGTGCCGGTGGAGGACGTGGTGGTCACCACCGGGGACAGCGGGGCGTTCGGGTGGGGGACCGGGACCTTCGCCAGCCGCGCCGCGGTGGTGGCCGGCACCGCCGTGCACCTGGCCGCCCAGGCGGTGCGGGAGAAGGCGTTGAAGGTGGCCGCCACGGCGCTGGAGGCGCGGGTCGAGGACCTGGTCCTGGAAGGCGGGCGGGTGTACGTGCGCGGCGCCCCGGCGCGGTCTCTCAGCCTGGGGGAGATCGCCGTCCTCGCCAATCCCCTGCGCGGCACCATCCCCGCGGAGTGGGAACAGCCGGGGCTGGAGGCCAGCCGCTACTTCGCCCCGCCCCGGGGCACCTTCCCCAACGGCGTCCACGCCGCCCTGGTGGAGGTGGACCCCGAGACGGGCCAGGTGCGGTTTCTGCGGTACGTGGTGGTGCACGACTGCGGCCGGGTGATCAATCCCAAGATCCTGGAGGGCCAGATCCGGGGCGGGGTGGCCCAGGGCATCGGCGGGGTGTTTTACGAAAAGCTGGTGTACGACAGCAGCGGCCAGCTGCTGACCCAGACCTTCATGGACTACCTGCTGCCCACCGCCATGGAGATCCCGGAGGTGGAGGTGGCGCACCTGGAGACCCCCTCACCGCTGAATCCCCTGGGCATCAAGGGCGCCGGGGAGGCGGGGGTCATCCCGGTGCCGGCCCTGTTCGCCCAGGCGCTGGAGGATGCCCTGGCGGAGTTCGGGGTGAAGATCACCGAGATGCCGCTGAGCCCCAACCGGCTGCGGGAGCTGATCCGCGCCGCGCGTCAGCGCACTCCGTCATGA